Proteins encoded by one window of Gemmatimonas aurantiaca:
- a CDS encoding bifunctional UDP-3-O-[3-hydroxymyristoyl] N-acetylglucosamine deacetylase/3-hydroxyacyl-ACP dehydratase, which yields MIARADGSGPSKSAENAPPVERGNTRPANSPTPSSASATSLSGERRTVAGEATVQGVGLHLGQPCTLVFRPAPTGTGIVFRRLDLPGTAAIPARVDVAVEAERRTQLGTGEGALHTVEHVLAAVGGLGIDDLFIDMDGPEPPIMDGSAAAFLTALDEAGIVTNGGRQDWLVLRKSIRVVDGESVYEAHPAFDLSLDVDIDFPHAIIGHQRGRYRVTPEHFRGELAGARTFGFVHEVDALRAKGLIQGASTANAVVLDATGVVDTTLRWSDEFVRHKALDCVGDLVLAGARVRARIVAHKPSHRGTVALVRALVQHAVREPAVYTVEDILQVLPHRYPFLLVDRILELEEGKRIVGLKNVTINEPFFQGHFPGHPIMPGVLIIEAMAQVGGMLLMRTVTDPSSKVVYFMSLDNVKFRRPVKPGDQLRFEMEVLQMRGTMCKMRGVAYVDGQVVTEAEMAAMVRDR from the coding sequence GTGATCGCACGTGCGGACGGCTCAGGGCCGTCGAAGTCCGCGGAGAATGCGCCCCCGGTGGAACGGGGCAACACGCGGCCGGCGAACTCGCCAACCCCGTCATCGGCCTCCGCCACCTCGCTCAGCGGCGAACGTCGTACCGTGGCCGGTGAAGCCACGGTGCAGGGCGTGGGGCTCCATCTTGGCCAGCCCTGCACGCTGGTGTTCCGGCCGGCACCCACGGGTACCGGTATCGTGTTCCGGCGGCTGGACCTGCCCGGCACGGCGGCCATTCCCGCCCGGGTGGATGTGGCGGTGGAAGCCGAGCGCCGCACCCAGCTCGGCACGGGCGAGGGGGCACTGCACACGGTGGAGCATGTGCTGGCGGCCGTGGGCGGACTGGGCATCGATGATCTCTTCATCGACATGGATGGCCCCGAGCCGCCCATCATGGACGGCAGTGCCGCCGCGTTTCTGACGGCGCTCGACGAAGCCGGCATCGTCACGAATGGTGGACGACAGGACTGGCTCGTGCTGCGGAAATCCATCCGGGTGGTGGATGGAGAGTCCGTGTACGAGGCCCATCCGGCGTTCGATCTGTCGCTCGATGTCGACATCGACTTTCCGCACGCGATCATCGGCCACCAGCGTGGCCGGTACCGGGTGACGCCGGAGCATTTCCGCGGTGAACTGGCCGGAGCGCGCACCTTCGGTTTCGTTCACGAGGTGGACGCCCTTCGCGCGAAGGGATTGATTCAGGGGGCATCGACGGCGAACGCGGTCGTGCTCGACGCCACGGGGGTCGTGGATACCACTCTCCGCTGGTCCGACGAATTCGTCCGGCACAAGGCGCTCGACTGTGTCGGCGATCTGGTGCTGGCCGGTGCGCGCGTTCGGGCGCGCATCGTCGCTCACAAACCGAGTCATCGGGGCACGGTTGCCCTGGTACGTGCGCTCGTGCAACACGCAGTCCGGGAGCCCGCTGTGTACACCGTCGAAGACATTCTGCAGGTCCTGCCGCATCGTTATCCCTTCCTGCTCGTCGATCGCATTCTCGAGCTGGAAGAGGGGAAGCGTATCGTCGGGCTCAAGAACGTGACGATTAACGAGCCGTTCTTCCAGGGCCATTTTCCTGGACATCCCATCATGCCCGGTGTGCTCATCATCGAGGCGATGGCGCAGGTGGGCGGCATGCTGCTCATGCGGACGGTGACCGATCCGAGCAGCAAGGTGGTGTACTTCATGTCGCTCGACAACGTGAAGTTCCGCCGGCCGGTGAAGCCCGGTGATCAGTTGCGATTCGAGATGGAAGTGCTGCAGATGCGGGGCACGATGTGCAAGATGCGCGGTGTGGCCTATGTGGATGGCCAGGTCGTCACCGAGGCGGAAATGGCGGCAATGGTCCGCGATCGATGA
- the lpxD gene encoding UDP-3-O-(3-hydroxymyristoyl)glucosamine N-acyltransferase, protein MSPVTDPSSGTHAGQRTAGGGDGQTPVTAADVAALVGGRLLGDGTVVLRGVAALDRADATQLSFLSHARYASWFVTSRAGAVVMGPQFETADGAPRTRIIVDKPMDAMVSLLVRFHRHEPRATGVHPTAVVADTATIGAGVTIDPHAVIGEDVVIGDGCWIGANATVGAGSTLGRDVRLHANATVYPFTELGDRVVLHSGARVGREGFGFVPQAAGLVRIPHAGRCVLEHDVEIGANSCVDRGSVDDTIIGAGTKIDNLVQIGHNVRMGRMCVCAAQVGVAGSARIEDGVQLGGQAGIGGHLTVGARATVAGQAGVFGDVPAGEVWSGYPARPHKEQLRAQAALARLARLIRPLEQLLRKEQDS, encoded by the coding sequence GTGAGTCCGGTGACAGATCCTTCATCTGGCACACACGCCGGGCAACGAACGGCAGGCGGCGGTGACGGGCAGACGCCTGTCACCGCCGCTGACGTAGCGGCGCTGGTTGGGGGCCGACTGCTCGGTGACGGCACGGTCGTGCTGCGGGGTGTGGCGGCACTCGATCGGGCCGACGCGACGCAACTGAGCTTTCTGTCGCACGCGCGTTACGCGTCGTGGTTCGTGACGTCGCGAGCGGGCGCGGTCGTGATGGGACCACAATTCGAAACCGCGGACGGTGCCCCGCGCACCCGCATCATCGTGGACAAGCCGATGGATGCGATGGTGTCGCTGCTGGTCCGTTTTCACCGCCACGAACCGCGTGCGACAGGCGTGCATCCGACCGCGGTGGTGGCCGATACGGCTACCATCGGCGCTGGTGTGACCATCGACCCCCATGCCGTCATCGGCGAGGACGTCGTGATCGGCGATGGCTGCTGGATCGGTGCCAATGCCACCGTGGGGGCCGGCAGCACGCTGGGGCGCGATGTGCGGCTGCACGCCAATGCCACCGTCTATCCCTTCACCGAACTGGGAGACCGGGTGGTGTTGCACAGCGGGGCACGCGTGGGACGCGAAGGATTCGGATTCGTGCCGCAGGCCGCGGGCCTGGTGCGCATTCCGCACGCCGGCCGCTGTGTGCTCGAGCACGATGTGGAGATCGGCGCCAACAGCTGTGTCGATCGCGGCAGCGTCGACGATACGATCATCGGGGCCGGCACGAAGATCGACAATCTCGTGCAGATCGGACACAACGTGCGCATGGGGCGGATGTGCGTCTGCGCGGCGCAGGTGGGTGTGGCCGGTTCCGCGCGCATCGAAGATGGCGTGCAGCTTGGTGGACAGGCGGGTATCGGTGGGCATCTCACGGTGGGTGCCCGGGCCACCGTGGCCGGGCAGGCCGGCGTGTTCGGAGACGTGCCGGCCGGCGAAGTGTGGTCGGGGTACCCCGCGCGGCCGCACAAGGAACAGTTGCGGGCACAGGCCGCACTGGCCCGCCTGGCCCGCCTCATCCGCCCCCTCGAACAGTTGTTGCGCAAGGAGCAGGACTCGTGA
- a CDS encoding OmpH family outer membrane protein, with amino-acid sequence MRFRSLIGTCALFVVAPVVASAQGGQKIAYVNSAQLMQSAPGRAEAEATFDKEMTTVRAQLQKLQDSVNAMNEAFAKEEATLASAAKETKLKAMREKEAGFQAQAQKLQDQAQDRQEALMAPIMETLRKALEDVRTEGGYAFIFDVAVQMPYIVAADKNLDVTDRVLAKLRLAAPRAAGTAAPAASKPPAAGPASSPAGVTTKKPPF; translated from the coding sequence ATGCGTTTTCGTTCACTCATCGGTACCTGCGCGCTGTTCGTCGTCGCGCCTGTCGTGGCGTCGGCCCAGGGCGGGCAGAAGATCGCCTACGTGAACTCGGCCCAGCTCATGCAGAGCGCGCCCGGCCGCGCCGAGGCGGAGGCGACGTTCGACAAGGAGATGACCACGGTCCGGGCGCAGTTGCAGAAACTGCAGGATTCGGTCAACGCCATGAACGAAGCGTTCGCCAAGGAAGAGGCGACGCTTGCGTCGGCTGCGAAGGAAACGAAGCTGAAGGCGATGCGCGAGAAGGAAGCGGGCTTCCAGGCCCAGGCGCAGAAGCTGCAGGATCAGGCGCAGGACCGTCAGGAAGCGCTCATGGCGCCCATCATGGAGACGCTGCGCAAGGCGCTCGAGGATGTGCGTACGGAAGGTGGTTACGCGTTCATCTTCGACGTGGCGGTGCAGATGCCGTACATCGTCGCGGCCGACAAGAATCTCGACGTGACGGATCGTGTGCTGGCGAAGCTGCGGCTGGCGGCGCCCCGCGCGGCAGGCACTGCGGCACCGGCGGCGTCCAAGCCGCCCGCGGCGGGCCCGGCCTCGTCGCCGGCTGGCGTGACGACGAAGAAGCCGCCGTTCTGA
- the bamA gene encoding outer membrane protein assembly factor BamA, which produces MVGLVALVVGLSPRLTLAQQEAAGRCMTPDSIAVRGNSRVADARIRIEAGLQPGAPLNFPSLQRVLKALYQLGEFDDVRVLCDLDAVPGKVLSVLHVQERPILGDLKVVGPSAVSERSVKDKIDLLIGRPIDPLQVARARARIDSVYEAAGYYLAEIRIDSTRMDDGRIALTYDIDEGRRLAISGIDIESQGAVSEKRVARAMKTKPEGFWFFRKGEFDEDKFVGDLGERIPDLYSRLGYIDMRITKDTLLVDRDRGKGMLQIGIDEGPRYRIGSFEIAGNRRFPTDALRRFYPFEGNDPTLSQRIKGLIKREAAAPEGVFDQHKWDDALEKVNNEYRNNGYLYAQIRPVMDRRMEGADSVPTVNLRWEIDERNPAIVNRVEIVGNDYTADDCIRRQIFLVPGGPFNQAALIRSYQSISNMNFFESPMPFPDYRPINEQGDVDIVFRVKEKRTGNFNFGASMGQGGVGFGGFIGVEQPNLFGLCKSGRLNWQYGRYFNDFTATYTDPALRGSRLSGAVSAYRTQSRFIVGNLGQNIRTGGQFRLGMPVPWSLFSTFAMSYNGESATFTSGTVQNGCTRNCFRSNVGLEYTSDTRIDLPFATQGTMKTVTADFSGGPLGGTVNFQRVTTEMRAYSLLGQFGGSNPGSQPVKLTMGVTARAGALFGNSGPFFFQQQFAVGGVMYGQQLRGYPEFSITPAGFDPSTDQYSSQVTSFGNAFMTVTGEVGLRLNQMFYVNVFSDAGNNWAAARQINPGRLFRSAGFGVSTVTPLGPLGLDLAYGFDRTKIEATTGRIVKDPKWQFHFRLGQLF; this is translated from the coding sequence TTGGTCGGCCTGGTCGCCCTGGTGGTGGGCCTTTCGCCGCGCCTCACCCTGGCGCAGCAGGAGGCGGCGGGCCGCTGCATGACACCGGACTCCATCGCCGTGCGGGGAAACTCGCGGGTCGCCGACGCGCGCATCCGGATCGAGGCCGGTCTGCAGCCGGGCGCGCCGCTCAACTTCCCCTCCCTCCAGCGGGTGCTCAAGGCGCTCTATCAGCTGGGGGAATTCGACGACGTGCGGGTGTTGTGCGATCTCGATGCCGTGCCGGGCAAGGTGCTCTCGGTGCTGCATGTCCAGGAGCGCCCCATTCTCGGCGATCTGAAAGTCGTCGGACCCAGCGCCGTTTCCGAGCGGTCGGTGAAGGACAAGATCGATCTGCTGATCGGGCGCCCCATCGATCCGCTGCAGGTGGCGCGGGCGCGGGCCCGGATCGACTCGGTGTACGAGGCGGCCGGCTACTATCTGGCCGAGATCCGCATCGATTCCACCCGGATGGATGACGGTCGCATCGCGCTCACGTACGACATCGACGAAGGACGGCGCCTGGCCATCTCCGGCATCGATATCGAGAGCCAGGGAGCGGTGAGCGAGAAGCGGGTCGCACGCGCGATGAAGACCAAGCCGGAAGGGTTCTGGTTCTTCCGCAAGGGTGAGTTCGACGAGGACAAATTCGTCGGCGATCTGGGCGAGCGTATCCCCGATCTGTATTCGCGGCTCGGCTATATCGACATGCGCATCACGAAGGACACGCTGCTCGTCGACCGCGATCGTGGCAAAGGCATGCTGCAGATCGGCATCGACGAAGGCCCGCGCTATCGTATCGGCTCGTTCGAGATCGCCGGCAACCGGCGTTTCCCGACGGATGCGTTGCGCCGGTTCTATCCGTTCGAAGGCAACGATCCCACGCTGTCGCAGCGCATCAAGGGGCTGATCAAGCGGGAGGCCGCGGCGCCCGAGGGCGTGTTCGATCAGCACAAGTGGGACGATGCGCTCGAGAAGGTGAACAACGAGTATCGCAACAACGGCTACCTCTACGCGCAGATCCGTCCGGTGATGGATCGTCGCATGGAAGGCGCCGACTCGGTACCCACGGTGAACCTCCGCTGGGAAATCGACGAGCGGAATCCCGCCATCGTCAACCGGGTCGAGATCGTGGGGAACGACTATACGGCGGACGATTGCATCCGTCGCCAGATCTTCCTGGTGCCCGGTGGGCCCTTCAATCAGGCCGCGCTCATCCGGAGCTATCAGAGCATCAGCAACATGAACTTCTTCGAGTCCCCGATGCCGTTCCCGGACTACCGTCCGATCAACGAGCAGGGGGACGTGGACATCGTGTTCCGCGTGAAGGAGAAGCGCACCGGCAACTTCAATTTCGGCGCCTCGATGGGGCAGGGCGGTGTCGGTTTCGGTGGCTTCATCGGCGTCGAGCAGCCCAATCTGTTCGGCCTCTGCAAGTCGGGACGCCTCAACTGGCAGTACGGGCGCTACTTCAACGACTTCACGGCCACCTACACCGATCCCGCGCTGCGCGGATCGCGTCTGTCGGGTGCGGTGAGCGCCTATCGCACGCAGTCGCGTTTCATCGTCGGCAACCTCGGCCAGAACATCCGCACGGGCGGCCAGTTCCGTCTCGGCATGCCGGTGCCCTGGTCGCTCTTCTCGACGTTCGCGATGTCGTACAACGGAGAGTCGGCGACATTCACGTCGGGCACCGTCCAGAACGGCTGCACGCGGAACTGTTTCCGTTCGAATGTGGGACTGGAGTACACGTCCGACACGCGCATCGATCTGCCCTTCGCGACGCAGGGCACCATGAAGACCGTCACGGCGGACTTCAGCGGCGGTCCGCTGGGCGGGACGGTGAACTTCCAGCGCGTGACCACGGAAATGCGCGCCTACTCGCTGCTGGGGCAGTTCGGCGGCAGCAACCCGGGATCGCAGCCGGTCAAGCTCACGATGGGTGTGACGGCCCGTGCCGGCGCGTTGTTCGGCAATTCCGGACCGTTCTTCTTCCAGCAGCAGTTTGCGGTGGGTGGTGTGATGTACGGGCAGCAGTTGCGCGGCTACCCCGAATTCTCCATCACGCCGGCCGGCTTCGACCCGTCCACCGACCAGTACAGTTCCCAGGTGACGTCGTTCGGCAATGCCTTCATGACGGTGACCGGCGAAGTGGGTCTTCGCCTGAACCAGATGTTCTATGTCAACGTGTTTTCCGACGCAGGGAACAACTGGGCCGCGGCCCGGCAGATCAACCCCGGTCGCCTCTTCCGTTCTGCCGGATTCGGGGTATCTACCGTAACACCGTTGGGACCACTGGGGCTCGACCTCGCCTATGGTTTCGACCGGACGAAGATCGAGGCCACGACCGGTCGTATCGTGAAGGACCCGAAGTGGCAGTTCCATTTCCGGCTTGGCCAGCTCTTCTAA
- a CDS encoding ATP-dependent Clp protease ATP-binding subunit: MNGYNFTERVRKVLAMAREEAARLHHEYVGTEHILLGLIKEGEGVAAAVLQNLNVDLDDVTLKIEETVKKGKAAQATGPDLPYTSRAKKVLELAMAEARDLNHSYVGTEHLLLGLLREEKGIAAQVLTDAGVNLEAARAETLRLLGTEMPQTGEKPQAEKAGTAPPAAAPAKGDKKSKTPALDHFCRDLTQLAAEGQLDPTIGRAKEIERVMEVLTRRKKNNPVLIGEPGVGKTAIVEGLAQLIANGDCPDSLRDNRVLSLDMAAVIAGTKYRGQFEERLKAVMNEIAQNKQVILFIDELHTLVGAGAAEGAIDASNMLKPALARGELQCVGASTLNEYRKYIEKDGALERRFQTVVVDPPSIEETVQILQGLRKKYEDHHRVNIPDETLLAAAKLSERYITDRFLPDKAIDVIDEAGARARLAAQVAPSEVAELKEQLEKINAEKEAAVRDQNFERAASLRDNERELQAEIRRKQEEWEQRRQSFRPTLGEEEIAFIVSRWTGIPVTRLQEAETSRLLRMEDEMHQTVVGQDEAIRALARSIRRSRAGLKDPRRPIGSFIFSGPTGVGKTELARSLAKFLFADASALIRVDMSEYMEKFSVSRLIGAPPGYVGYEDSGTLTKAVRRKPYSVVLLDEIEKAHPDVFNILLQVLDEGHLTDNYGRVIDFKNTVVIMTSNVGAKDITKGKSLGFATNDSRGDFERIAEKVKDEMGRVFNPEFLNRLDDVIVFHPLGKEHIAQIVSILFADVQKRLAEEELTIRLTPEATEFLVDHGHDEHFGARPLKRAIQRYVEDPLSEKILTGEFSRGDEIEVGVSPAEKEKLEFRVLTPTPQAS, from the coding sequence ATGAACGGCTACAACTTCACCGAACGGGTGCGGAAGGTTCTCGCGATGGCTCGCGAAGAGGCTGCGCGCCTGCACCACGAGTATGTGGGCACCGAGCACATCCTGCTCGGCCTCATCAAGGAGGGTGAGGGGGTCGCGGCGGCGGTGCTGCAGAACCTCAACGTCGATCTCGACGACGTGACGCTCAAGATCGAGGAGACGGTCAAGAAGGGGAAGGCGGCGCAGGCCACCGGCCCCGATCTGCCGTACACGTCGCGCGCCAAGAAAGTGCTCGAACTGGCGATGGCCGAGGCGCGCGATCTGAACCACAGCTATGTGGGCACGGAACATCTGTTGCTCGGGCTGTTGCGCGAGGAGAAGGGCATCGCCGCGCAGGTGCTGACCGATGCCGGCGTGAACCTCGAGGCCGCACGGGCGGAGACGCTGCGTCTGCTGGGCACGGAGATGCCGCAGACGGGTGAGAAGCCGCAGGCCGAGAAGGCCGGCACGGCGCCGCCGGCCGCGGCTCCTGCCAAGGGCGACAAGAAGTCCAAGACGCCGGCGCTCGACCACTTCTGCCGCGATCTCACGCAGTTGGCGGCCGAAGGCCAGCTCGACCCGACCATCGGTCGGGCCAAGGAAATCGAGCGCGTCATGGAAGTCCTCACGCGGCGCAAGAAGAACAATCCGGTGCTCATCGGCGAGCCGGGTGTGGGCAAGACGGCCATCGTCGAAGGGCTGGCGCAGCTCATCGCCAATGGCGACTGCCCCGATTCGTTGCGCGACAACCGCGTGCTGTCGCTGGACATGGCGGCCGTCATCGCGGGCACCAAGTATCGCGGACAGTTCGAGGAGCGCCTCAAGGCGGTCATGAACGAGATCGCGCAGAACAAGCAGGTCATCCTGTTCATCGACGAGCTGCACACGCTCGTGGGGGCAGGCGCGGCCGAAGGCGCGATCGATGCCAGCAACATGCTCAAGCCCGCGCTCGCGCGCGGGGAGCTGCAGTGTGTCGGTGCGTCCACGCTCAACGAGTACCGCAAGTACATCGAGAAGGACGGGGCGCTCGAGCGGCGGTTCCAGACGGTCGTGGTCGATCCACCGTCGATCGAGGAGACCGTGCAGATCCTGCAGGGACTTCGCAAGAAGTACGAGGATCACCATCGGGTGAACATCCCCGACGAGACGCTGCTGGCCGCGGCCAAGCTGTCGGAGCGGTACATCACCGACCGGTTCCTGCCGGACAAGGCCATCGACGTGATCGACGAAGCCGGCGCGCGGGCGCGTCTGGCGGCGCAGGTCGCGCCGAGCGAAGTGGCGGAGCTCAAGGAGCAGCTCGAGAAGATCAACGCCGAGAAGGAAGCGGCGGTGCGCGATCAGAACTTCGAACGGGCGGCGTCGCTGCGCGACAACGAGCGCGAACTGCAGGCCGAGATTCGTCGCAAGCAGGAAGAGTGGGAGCAGCGGCGTCAGTCGTTCCGCCCCACGCTGGGTGAAGAGGAGATCGCCTTCATCGTGAGTCGCTGGACGGGCATCCCCGTCACGCGTTTGCAGGAGGCGGAGACGTCGCGTCTGTTGCGCATGGAAGACGAGATGCACCAGACCGTGGTGGGCCAGGACGAGGCCATCAGGGCGCTGGCGCGCTCCATCCGCCGGAGCCGCGCGGGGCTCAAGGACCCCCGCCGTCCCATCGGGTCGTTCATCTTCTCGGGTCCCACGGGCGTGGGCAAGACGGAGCTGGCCCGGTCGCTGGCCAAGTTCCTCTTCGCGGACGCCTCGGCGCTCATCCGGGTGGACATGAGCGAGTACATGGAGAAGTTCTCCGTGTCGCGGCTCATCGGCGCGCCCCCGGGCTACGTGGGGTACGAGGACTCTGGCACGTTGACCAAGGCAGTGCGGCGCAAGCCGTACAGCGTGGTGCTGCTCGACGAGATCGAGAAGGCGCATCCGGATGTGTTCAACATCCTGCTGCAGGTGCTCGACGAAGGCCATCTCACGGACAACTACGGCCGCGTGATCGACTTCAAGAACACCGTGGTCATCATGACCTCGAACGTGGGAGCCAAGGACATCACGAAGGGCAAGTCGCTGGGCTTCGCCACGAACGATTCCCGTGGCGATTTCGAGCGGATCGCCGAGAAGGTGAAGGACGAGATGGGCCGGGTGTTCAACCCGGAGTTCCTGAACCGGCTCGACGATGTGATCGTGTTTCACCCGCTGGGCAAGGAACACATCGCCCAGATCGTGTCGATCCTGTTCGCCGACGTGCAGAAGCGTCTGGCGGAGGAAGAGCTCACGATCCGGCTGACCCCGGAGGCGACGGAGTTCCTGGTGGACCATGGGCATGACGAGCATTTCGGTGCCCGTCCGCTCAAGCGGGCCATCCAGCGGTATGTCGAGGATCCGCTCTCCGAGAAGATCCTGACGGGCGAATTCTCCCGTGGGGACGAGATCGAAGTGGGGGTCTCTCCTGCGGAGAAGGAGAAGCTGGAGTTCCGCGTGCTCACGCCGACGCCCCAGGCGTCGTGA
- a CDS encoding protein arginine kinase, protein MSGPRPGPGSGPARPALDLSLLPDGGVRWLDASGPHSDIVISTRMRLARNVSGYAFTGRARDGERLRMLAQVRDALTEVPSLQGSLLLTLESMPAVERQLLHERHLVSKELAGLDPQQPVRSGAAVILGESVGLLVNEEDHLRLQALRSGFCVPEAFEAVQRLDAELGGQVPYAFHREFGFLTACPTNAGTGLRASVLIHLPGLVLTKEIGKVLAGLQQMGLTYRGLYGEGSEVVGNFFQLSNQTTLGRSEEELQDLLVRVVRHVIEREEEARRVLVRDAGYIIEDKLWRAYGTLRYARSLTFDEAMNFLSGVRLAVGLKLVTGLSVYTLNKLLIFAQSAHLSYLEGRALTDTETNLARAKYVRQVLTSEGGGVE, encoded by the coding sequence ATGAGCGGCCCCCGTCCTGGACCGGGATCGGGGCCCGCGCGGCCGGCACTCGATCTGTCGCTGCTGCCCGATGGCGGCGTGCGGTGGCTGGACGCGTCCGGTCCGCACAGCGACATCGTGATTTCCACGCGCATGCGTCTGGCCCGGAACGTGTCGGGGTATGCGTTCACGGGGCGGGCGCGGGATGGCGAACGCCTGCGCATGCTGGCCCAGGTGCGGGACGCGCTGACCGAGGTGCCGTCGTTGCAGGGCAGTCTGCTGCTCACGCTCGAATCGATGCCCGCCGTGGAACGACAGCTCCTGCACGAGCGTCATCTCGTGAGCAAAGAGCTGGCCGGCCTCGATCCACAGCAACCGGTGCGGAGTGGGGCGGCGGTGATTCTGGGTGAGTCGGTGGGGCTGCTGGTGAACGAGGAGGATCATCTCCGGTTGCAGGCGCTGCGCTCGGGGTTCTGCGTGCCGGAGGCATTCGAGGCCGTGCAGCGGCTCGATGCGGAACTGGGCGGGCAGGTGCCGTATGCGTTCCACCGTGAATTCGGATTTCTCACGGCCTGTCCCACCAATGCGGGGACGGGGCTCCGGGCGTCGGTGCTCATCCACCTGCCGGGACTGGTGCTCACCAAGGAGATCGGCAAGGTCCTGGCGGGGCTGCAGCAGATGGGGCTCACCTATCGCGGTCTGTACGGCGAGGGGAGCGAGGTGGTGGGGAACTTCTTCCAGCTGTCCAACCAGACGACGCTGGGACGATCGGAGGAGGAGTTGCAGGATCTCCTCGTACGCGTCGTTCGTCATGTGATCGAACGGGAGGAGGAAGCGCGTCGTGTCCTGGTGCGCGATGCGGGGTATATTATCGAGGACAAGTTGTGGCGCGCGTACGGGACGCTGCGATATGCCCGCAGTCTCACGTTCGACGAAGCCATGAACTTCCTGAGCGGGGTGCGACTGGCGGTCGGTCTGAAACTGGTCACCGGGCTCAGTGTATACACACTCAACAAGCTCCTGATCTTTGCCCAGTCGGCGCACCTGTCGTATCTGGAAGGGCGGGCGCTGACGGATACCGAGACGAACCTGGCGCGCGCGAAGTACGTGCGGCAGGTGCTCACGAGCGAAGGCGGCGGCGTCGAATGA
- a CDS encoding UvrB/UvrC motif-containing protein, producing the protein MLCDNCQERDAVVHVTRVVENAVTQLHLCEKCAAAKGVETTLSVPQHPLGEILQAVQQQAASTGEDALSCRFCGATARDFRATGRLGCPHCYDAMEHSLRELLRRLHGSSRHVGKRYDPPAAHLLEKADTVHDLRDRLRRAVDAEQFELAAELRDRIRVLE; encoded by the coding sequence ATGCTCTGCGATAACTGTCAGGAACGCGATGCGGTCGTGCATGTCACACGGGTGGTGGAGAACGCGGTGACGCAGCTCCACCTGTGCGAGAAGTGCGCCGCGGCGAAGGGTGTGGAGACGACGCTGTCGGTCCCGCAGCATCCGCTGGGCGAGATTCTGCAGGCGGTGCAGCAGCAGGCCGCGTCCACGGGCGAGGACGCGCTGAGCTGCCGTTTCTGCGGCGCCACGGCGCGCGATTTCCGCGCCACGGGACGGCTGGGCTGCCCGCACTGCTACGACGCCATGGAACACAGCCTGCGGGAACTGCTGCGTCGGCTGCATGGCAGCTCCCGGCACGTGGGCAAGCGGTACGATCCCCCGGCGGCTCACCTGCTGGAGAAGGCGGACACCGTGCATGATCTTCGGGACCGGCTGCGGCGTGCCGTCGATGCCGAACAGTTCGAACTGGCGGCCGAATTGCGCGACCGCATCCGGGTGCTCGAATGA
- a CDS encoding ABC transporter ATP-binding protein, with amino-acid sequence MSDVVKDITRETRGDALRDVLPEALPDAPGDVAGAATAVETVVEAEGVVKEFRGGDGGIIRVLDEVELTVRRGEMVAIVGASGSGKSTLLHVLGALEQPSAGRITLAGQAVEGLTEQGLDTLRNRVIGFVFQFHHLLREFSAIENVMMPQLIAGIDARRARERAGHLLDRVGLGSRLQHRPSALSGGEQQRTAVARALATGPALLLADEPSGNLDWHNAERLHDLFAELARDESLGLVVVTHNQSLAARADRTLLLEGGRLVMPPVGPDVEETES; translated from the coding sequence ATGAGTGACGTCGTGAAGGACATCACGCGTGAGACCCGGGGTGACGCGCTGCGTGACGTGTTGCCTGAAGCGCTGCCTGACGCGCCGGGTGACGTCGCCGGTGCGGCCACGGCGGTGGAAACCGTGGTCGAGGCGGAAGGCGTGGTCAAGGAATTCCGTGGCGGCGATGGCGGCATCATCCGCGTGCTCGATGAGGTGGAACTCACCGTGCGACGTGGCGAGATGGTGGCCATCGTGGGGGCCAGCGGCTCCGGCAAGAGCACGCTGCTGCATGTGCTGGGCGCGCTGGAGCAGCCGTCGGCCGGCCGGATCACCCTGGCGGGCCAGGCGGTGGAAGGACTCACGGAGCAGGGGCTCGACACGCTGCGCAATCGCGTGATTGGGTTCGTGTTCCAGTTCCATCATCTGCTGCGGGAATTCTCGGCAATCGAAAACGTGATGATGCCGCAACTCATCGCGGGTATCGACGCCAGGCGGGCCCGTGAGCGTGCGGGGCATCTGCTGGACCGGGTGGGGCTGGGATCCCGTCTGCAGCACCGTCCCAGTGCGCTGTCGGGTGGGGAGCAGCAGCGCACGGCGGTGGCGCGGGCGCTGGCCACGGGGCCTGCGTTGCTGCTGGCCGATGAACCCAGCGGGAATCTCGACTGGCACAACGCCGAACGCCTGCACGATCTGTTCGCCGAGCTGGCGCGTGACGAGTCGCTGGGACTGGTGGTCGTGACGCACAATCAGTCGCTGGCCGCGAGGGCGGACCGGACACTATTGTTGGAGGGAGGACGACTGGTGATGCCGCCGGTCGGACCGGACGTCGAGGAGACGGAGAGCTGA